The DNA window CACGCCTCACTTCTTCATCAACGGCCGCCGCCTCGTCGGCGCGCAGCCGCTCGAGAAGTTCAAGGCGCTCATCGACGAGGAGATGAAGAAGTCCGAAGCGCTCCTCGCCAAGGGCGTCTCGCCGAAGGACCTCTACAACCAGATCATCAAGGACGGGAAGACGCCGCCGCCGCCCGAGCGCAAGGAAGTGGCTGCACCGGGGCCGAGCAACGCCTGGAAGGGCGGCGACAAGGCCAAGGTCGTGATGCAGGTCTTCTCCGACTTCGAGTGCCCCTTCTGCAAGCGGGTCGAGGACACGGTCACGCAGGTCGAGAAGACCTACGGCGACAAGATCAAGATCGTGTGGCGTCACCGCCCGCTGCCGATGCACAAGAACGCGCCGCTCGCCTCCGAGGCGGCTCAGGAGGCGTTCGCTCAGAAGGGCAACGCGGGCTTCTGGGCCTACCATGGCCTCCTCTTCAAGAACGCCGGCGCAGGCCCGGACGTCCTGGCGCGCCCTGCCCTCGAGAAGTACGCGGAAGAGGCAGGTCTCGACCTCGCCAAGTTCAAGGCGGCGCTCGACGGCAACACGCAGAAGGCCGTCGTCGACGCCGACAATGCGGTCGCCGAGAAGGCTGGCATCAGCGGGACGCCGGCGTTCGTGATCAACGGCTACTTCATCAGCGGCGCGCAGCCGTTCTCGAAGTTCAAGAAGATCATCGACACGGCGCTGCGTGAAGCTGGCGACGCTCCCCCCAAGGGTGGCGCGGTCAAGCTCGAGGCCCCCAAGAAGCCTCTCGCTCCCAAGCCCTCCCAGGGCGACGGCGCCTACTGACCTCCCCCAGGGCGCCCGACACCCGCGTTCCACGCAGGAGGGTCGGGCGCCCTCCGCTCTTCACGACACGACGCTCCGGGCACCTCGCGCTGCTCCAATGCACGGGGCAGGGCCGGCGCCCCGACCGAGAGCACGAGCCCACCGCATCCAGCGCACGAGCCCACCGCATCCAGCGCACGAGCCGGAGCGGTCAGCGCGCTACATCCGGAAGCCTTGCGCGCGCTCGTCGTGCGGGATCACCTTGAGCGCCCTCGCTGCAGCTTCCGCCAGGAAAGCGTGGGAGTTGCTCAGCATGACCTGGAGCGCAGGGACGAGCTCGCGCGCGCGGATCGCTGCCGCCGTCTCGATGGCCATCAGCTTCCGCGGGAGGGACTCGTCCATGTCGAGGAGGATGTACTCGAGCCCTTGGAGAATGGGGGCGCCAGGTGCGGCGGCCCGGCGGGCACCGTTGGCCGTGGGTGGCATCCACGAGGAGCCAGGGGTGTTCGAGGCCCCCCCGTCATGGACCAGGGCCGCGGCAGCGCGACGCGCGACGCGTCGGATCGCGGCGTCTTCGTCGAACAGTCGGGGCAGCAAGGCATTCGCAGCTTCGGGATAGCGCAGCTCTCCGAGCACGTGTGTGGCCCAGAACCGTATGTCCGGGTCCGGAGACGTCGCGCACGCCGTCATGATGGGCAAGGAAGGGCGCCGAAGGGCGACGACGAGCGTCAGCAGCGGGCCACACTCCGACGCCGGCGGCAGCCTGCTCAGCTCTTCTTGAGCACGCGCTCCGGCCAGCAGCTCACGGATGCGATGATCCACGCGGAGCGGACCCGGGAACCGCCTGGAGACCTCCTCCGCGGCCGCCTCGCCATCGCGGACCAGCTCGGCAAAGGCGCGCGGAGCGTCATCGCCATCCTCGATGACGGCTTGCACCAGCGCCGCACGATCATGCCCCGGGACGTCGTTCCAGGACGCCGCGCCGGGTGAGGTCCCCTCGCCTCCGGCCGACAGGCGCGGCATGGGGAGCTCCAGGGTGGGGGCTGTCGCGAACTCGGCTTGCCGATGGCCTTGCCCCCCTCTTCCCGTCTCCCGCTCCATCCCACGCCGCAGCCCACCCGCCAGAGAGGCCAACGAGAGCGGTTCCTGATCCTCGACGCCAGTCCCCCTCAGACCGAAAGCCCTGGCGACATCGTCGATGGGACGGGGCACGTCGGACGACGTGCTGTAGGCGGCGGTTTCCTCGGGAGCGCGGACATCGGGCGTGACACGCTCCTCGTGTCCTGCCCCGGTCTGCACGGCACGCGCGTCGCCCAGCGGCTCACCGACGGCATCCCTCCAGCCGCGCAGCTCCTGCATCAACACGGAGCGGGTGCGCTCCGAAAGAGGACCTCGCGCGGCTTCGCTCGCGCTGTCTCCCTGGGTCTGCCCTCGCTCTCCCTCACCCGGCGCTCCGGTGTCGCCCGCGCCTCGCGGAGACACCGTGGGCGCCGCTGCCGGAGGGGGCCCCTGCCGCGTCTTTTTCTTCCGGAGGATCAGCTGCTCCAGCACCTGGCTCGTGAGCGCAGCCAGCGCGATCAGATCGCCGATGGTGGTCATCTGGACTGGCGAGGATCCCTCGTCGCCATAGACGAACGCGACCACTCTCCCACGAACCGACACGGGAACGATGGCAGCGGCCGCCATCTCCGATCGACCCAGCGCCCTCACGAAATGCGCGTCTGCGGCAGTGCGCGCCAGAGAGGCGATCTGAGGCACCCCTCTGCGCCGCAGCTCTCCCAGCTCTCCCGGGGCATCGAGGCCGATGCGCAGCGCCGCGACGTCGTCGTTCGACGTACCGGGGCCAGCTGCGAAGCGGCCCTGCGCCACCTCACCTTGCACCGCGAAGAGCGCCGTGTAGACGAAGAACTGCTGCGCGAAGTCGAACAGCACGTCGAGCACGGCTTCCGTGGTCTCGACTTCCGCCAGCTCCTTCTCCGCCATCACGACGGTGAACGGACCACCGCGTCGCCCCTGCTGCGCGAGCGGCTGGAGCTCCGGTCCCGGGACCGGCTCGGATGCTCTCGCACCGGTCGGCGCAGGCGGAGCATCCTGCCCGGAGGGCGAAACCTCCTGCCCCGAGAGCGCTCGCTGGGCCCAGCCGCCGAGAACATGCGCGCCTGGCACCGGAGGCGTGCCGACCGGCAGATGCAGATCCCCCCCTCCCCCGAAGGCGTCGCCGTGGCCTTTCGCCTCGAGCAGCTCCGAAGCCGGATCGTACTCGGGGACGGGCGTCGGCAGCGCCGACGGGACGGGTGTGGGGAGGAGATGAGCGAGCGACGGTGACGGCGACGAGGGGACCAGGGTGGATGCGGTGTGCTGGTCCGTTTCCCAGGAGAGCGCCTCCTCTGGAAGAGGTGCCGCACCAGGAACAGGCACGCCCTCGCCCTGCTGCCAGGCGACGACGGACAGGCCTCTCAGCGTGGACCGAGGAGGGGGGATCCCCTCGTCGGGTCGCGGCTCCTGCGCAGCGGCTTGCAAGGCCTTCATCCTGGCTTCTGCGCGCTCATCCAGCCGGGCAGCCAGCTTCGCCAGGCGGTCCTCGATCAGGGTCCCGTAGTGCGTGGCCTGGGCTTGCCGGATCCGAACCAGGGGCGCAGCGACGAACTGCAATGCCGCAGCGAGGGCGAAGCCGAGATCCTCTTCGACCGCCGTGGGGAGGGGCTCGGAGGTGGCGATCACCAGCGTGTCTTGCTCACCCCGCCGGATCGCCAGCGGAAAGATCCGATGTCTCTCCGCCAGATCGGAGGGCAATGCGCGGAGCACCTCCGGCGATTCGGGGGCGAGCTTCCCGGCCGCAGGCAGCATCCCCACACTTTCGGCGAAGAGCGCCGTCAGATCCGATTCCGAGGCGGCGTCACCTTCGAGAAGCGCTGTGGCGAGATCACCACCGTGCAGCACTTGCCGTGCGATCGCAGACTCGACCGCACGCATCGATGCAACTCCGCGTTGCACCAAGAGAGAACTGAGCGTCAACATCCGCATGCGCTCACGGCAGAGAAGAGCAGAACTCGCCCTAGACGGTACCGGAGGGTGGGTGGACTCGTCGAGACTCTTCGCCGCTCCAGCAGGGCGAACACGTTCAGAGAGAGCCTCCCCGGTCCTTCACAGAAGGGTCCTGGCTCTCTTTCACACCCAGCGGCTGAGGCGCCGACCCGAGCACACACGTGAAGCGCAGCCCCATCGTGTCCCCCTCCCCGGCAGCGGCGACCGTCAGGCTCCCGCGATGGGCGCTCAGGATCCCCCGGGCGATGCCGAGTCCCAGACCGAGTCGCTCGCGACGCCGCGGAGGAAGCGCTCCCGCCCCTGTGCTCGACGTCTGCAACACCACCGCCGACCGCTCCACGAACGGCTCGAACATCCGGTGCAGTGTCTCCGGTGAGACAGCCCCGGCCTCGTCGGAGATGGTCACCGTCGGACGCCGATCATCGCCCCAGGCCAGCCGCATCCGTACGGTCCGACCACGCGATCGCACGAGCGCGAGCCCCGCGACGTACTCCAGGGCGACCTGCAGGAGATCGAGATCCGCCGCAAGGGTCACCTCGCCTTCCCGCAGCTCGTTGTCGACGATCAAGCGCGCCTCACGCGCCGCCGCCACCTCGTAGAGCTCCGCAGCCGTCTTCTGGACGAGCACGACGGGATCACAAGGCTCCACGACCATCTGCCGGTTCGGATCTTCGTAGAGCCACACCGCGTGGTTCAGCTCATCAAGAAGTCGCTTGAGACGATCGCCTGCTCCCCGGACGCGGTCCAGCATGTCACGGTGAGAAGGCTCGATGCTCTTGCCGTACCGGAGGAGGAAGTCGACCCCGGCAAGCATCGTGGCGAGTTCCCCCCGCAGGTCGTGCCCCACCCGGGCGAAGAACTCATCATCCAGGATGTTCATGAGGTTCCTCTCAATGGATAGTCTCCGTGCCTTCGTCCGGGCAGGCGCGCGTCAGCCGCAAATCGTGTCAGGGCGAGCCCCAGTCACTCCGAACTCACGACGGAAACCCGTCCCCTGCTGCCGACTGCGACGGCCGTCACCATTGCAAGGAGACGACCTGGTCGCAAACTTCCCA is part of the Chondromyces crocatus genome and encodes:
- a CDS encoding HEAT repeat domain-containing protein, producing the protein MRAVESAIARQVLHGGDLATALLEGDAASESDLTALFAESVGMLPAAGKLAPESPEVLRALPSDLAERHRIFPLAIRRGEQDTLVIATSEPLPTAVEEDLGFALAAALQFVAAPLVRIRQAQATHYGTLIEDRLAKLAARLDERAEARMKALQAAAQEPRPDEGIPPPRSTLRGLSVVAWQQGEGVPVPGAAPLPEEALSWETDQHTASTLVPSSPSPSLAHLLPTPVPSALPTPVPEYDPASELLEAKGHGDAFGGGGDLHLPVGTPPVPGAHVLGGWAQRALSGQEVSPSGQDAPPAPTGARASEPVPGPELQPLAQQGRRGGPFTVVMAEKELAEVETTEAVLDVLFDFAQQFFVYTALFAVQGEVAQGRFAAGPGTSNDDVAALRIGLDAPGELGELRRRGVPQIASLARTAADAHFVRALGRSEMAAAAIVPVSVRGRVVAFVYGDEGSSPVQMTTIGDLIALAALTSQVLEQLILRKKKTRQGPPPAAAPTVSPRGAGDTGAPGEGERGQTQGDSASEAARGPLSERTRSVLMQELRGWRDAVGEPLGDARAVQTGAGHEERVTPDVRAPEETAAYSTSSDVPRPIDDVARAFGLRGTGVEDQEPLSLASLAGGLRRGMERETGRGGQGHRQAEFATAPTLELPMPRLSAGGEGTSPGAASWNDVPGHDRAALVQAVIEDGDDAPRAFAELVRDGEAAAEEVSRRFPGPLRVDHRIRELLAGARAQEELSRLPPASECGPLLTLVVALRRPSLPIMTACATSPDPDIRFWATHVLGELRYPEAANALLPRLFDEDAAIRRVARRAAAALVHDGGASNTPGSSWMPPTANGARRAAAPGAPILQGLEYILLDMDESLPRKLMAIETAAAIRARELVPALQVMLSNSHAFLAEAAARALKVIPHDERAQGFRM
- a CDS encoding sensor histidine kinase, which translates into the protein MNILDDEFFARVGHDLRGELATMLAGVDFLLRYGKSIEPSHRDMLDRVRGAGDRLKRLLDELNHAVWLYEDPNRQMVVEPCDPVVLVQKTAAELYEVAAAREARLIVDNELREGEVTLAADLDLLQVALEYVAGLALVRSRGRTVRMRLAWGDDRRPTVTISDEAGAVSPETLHRMFEPFVERSAVVLQTSSTGAGALPPRRRERLGLGLGIARGILSAHRGSLTVAAAGEGDTMGLRFTCVLGSAPQPLGVKESQDPSVKDRGGSL